Genomic window (Vampirovibrionales bacterium):
TAGGAACAGAGCATAATGAAAGTGCAGAAAACGTGGTGTGGGTCCACTTGGCGCAACGGATTTTTCTCAAAATCCTCAGGCGGATTTCTGGCGTTTGTTTTGGCGCTTGCCGCCGTCTCGCCCTGCGCTTACGCTGAAGCCGGCTCCAAAATAGACTGGAACGCTCTCGAGCTGACGACTAATCAGTGCGACAGCCTGCAAACACTTGATAGCGAGTGGAAAAACATCTATTCCGACCTGTATCCACAGATCCAGAGCGATCGCGCCAAGCTGCGGCGCCTCATGAACGACCCGGCTGCAGACGACCAGCAAGTGCTGGCCCTTCAGAGTCATCTTCAACAGAGTGAGCAGCGCTTGCGGAGCGAGGCCACGCGGATCTTTATGCTGAAGAAAAATTACCTGAGCCCCGAGCAGAAACGCCGCCTCTACCAGATGATGGAGAACTAGACCTCTTTTTGATCCCCTTTTTTCAGCTCAGGCATGAAAAAATTCGTCGTGTTCAGGTTAGAATGATTAGAAAGAGAGTCTAGACACGAAGAATGATGGGTCTCAAGTCCCTCATCCGCGAGGGTCGGCCCATTGAGCCTATTTGACGCAATCTCCTGGCTCTGTCGCCTCTTTATCGCTGGGCGTCGCCGCCACAACACAGGGAAACACGCAATATGTCGGCATCCATGCTTTTACAGCGCTTTTTATTGTTGCCCCTTCTCGGTTTTGGGATGATTTTTAGCGGCTTCGCGCTGCCGTCATCGGCTGTTGCGGCGGCCCCTCCCTCTACCGGCGTCGAATTCAAGGGCCGCATTGCCTACCAGCAGGGACTCTATCTCCTTGGGCCCGGCGATGTTCTGGCCATGAAAACCTTGCAGGAGCCGGATTTCAGCCAGGAGCAGATTCTCGTGGGGCCCGACGGCATGGCGGGATTCCCTGGGGTGGGCGAGTTGCCGGTCGCCAATCAGACATTGGACGCCGTCAAAACCCGGATTGAAACGGTTCTGGGCCAGACGCTCATTCAGCCGCAGGTCAGTCTGACGCTGAAAACCACTCGGCCCGGCACCGTCTATCTGTCTGGAGCCGTGATGCATCCGGGGATGTTCCAGTTTTCTACCAGCGCCAGCGAAAACAATCTGATTATCAGCGCTCAGGACTCGCTCGTGCGAACGGACTCGCGTCTGTCCAATATTCTTTCGAATGCGGGCGGGGTTGCGATGAACGCGGACCTTTCTCAGGTCACTGTGACCCGTGCGGCCACCGGCGAATCCCAGACGGCCAATTTGTGGCAGGTCCTGAAAGAAGGCGACGCGGGCGAAGACCTGTGGGTGAATCCGGGCGATCGCATTCATGTGCCGTCATTGGCGACCATGGCTTTGAATGATGAGGACTATCAATTGCTCTTGCGCTCTGCGCTGGGCCCTAAAAGCGTGCCTATCCGCGTTATCGGCTGGGTGAAGACGCCGGGCGTTTATAATCTCGATGGCGTTTCGCCTTACCTGAATTCCGCATTAGCCAAGGCCGGCGGATTTCTGGATGCGGCGGGCAAGCAGGTCATCGCCATTCGCCGTTTTACCAGCGAGAGCGATTTTTCCACCCTGTTTGTCGAGGTGGAAAAAACCGATCTGTTGCTGCGGCCCAACGATGTGATTTTCGTGGCCGAAAACAAGGCCTACCGCACTGGCCGCTTCGCTCAGGAGGCCAACAAGGCGTTATCGCCGTTTACGTCGATTGCGGCGGT
Coding sequences:
- a CDS encoding polysaccharide export protein — protein: MSASMLLQRFLLLPLLGFGMIFSGFALPSSAVAAAPPSTGVEFKGRIAYQQGLYLLGPGDVLAMKTLQEPDFSQEQILVGPDGMAGFPGVGELPVANQTLDAVKTRIETVLGQTLIQPQVSLTLKTTRPGTVYLSGAVMHPGMFQFSTSASENNLIISAQDSLVRTDSRLSNILSNAGGVAMNADLSQVTVTRAATGESQTANLWQVLKEGDAGEDLWVNPGDRIHVPSLATMALNDEDYQLLLRSALGPKSVPIRVIGWVKTPGVYNLDGVSPYLNSALAKAGGFLDAAGKQVIAIRRFTSESDFSTLFVEVEKTDLLLRPNDVIFVAENKAYRTGRFAQEANKALSPFTSIAAVGSAMAQIFGLGGWDRRVNP